In a single window of the Pongo abelii isolate AG06213 chromosome 1, NHGRI_mPonAbe1-v2.0_pri, whole genome shotgun sequence genome:
- the CERS2 gene encoding ceramide synthase 2 (The RefSeq protein has 3 substitutions compared to this genomic sequence) has translation MLQTLYDYFWWERLWLPVNLTWADLEDRDGRVYAKASDLYITLPLALLFLIVRYFFELYVATPLAALLNIKEKTRLRAPPNATLEHFYLTSGKQPKQAEVELLSRQSGLSGRQVERWFRRRRNQDRPSLLKKFREASWRFTFYLIASIAGMAVIVDKPWFYDMKKVWEGYPIQSTVPSQYWYYMVELSFYWSLLFSIASDVKRKDFKEQIIHHVATIILISFSWFANYIRAGTLIMALHDSSDYLLESAKMFNYAGWKNTCNNTFIIFAIVFIITRLVILPFWILHCTLVYPLELYPAFFGYYFFNSMMGVLQLLHIFWAYLILRMAHKFITGKLVEDERSDREETESSEGEEAAAGGGAKSRPLANGHPILNNNHRKND, from the exons ATGCTCCAGACCTTGTATGATTACTTCTGGTGGGAACGTCTGTGGCTCCCTGTGAACTTGACCTGGGCCGATCTAGAAGACCGAGATGGACGTGTCTATGCCAAAGCCTCAGATCTCTATATCACGCTGCCCCTGGCCTTGCTCTTCCTCATCGTTCGATACTTCTTTGAGCT GTACGTGGCTACACCACTGGCTGCCCTCTTGAACATAAAGGAGAAAACTCGGCTGCGGGCACCTCCCAATGCCACCTTGGAACATTTCTACCTGACCAGTGGCAAGCAGCCCAAGCAG GCGGAGGTAGAGCTTTTGTCCCGGCAGAGCGGGCTCTCTGGCCGCCAGGTAGAGCGTTGGTTCCGCCGCCGCCGCAACCAGGACCGGCCCAGTCTCCTCAAGAAGTTCCGAGAAGCCAg CTGGAGATTCACATTTTACCTGATTGCCTTCATTGCCGGCATGGCCGTCATTGTGGAT aaaccctggtTCTATGACATGAAGAAAGTTTGGGAGGGATATCCCATACAG agCACTGTCCCTTCCCAGTATTGGTACTACATGATTGAACTTTCCTTCTACTGGTCCCTGCTCTTCAGCATTGCCTCTGATGTCAAGCGAAAG GATTTCAAGGAACAGATCATCCACCATGTGGCCACCATCATCCTCATCAGCTTTTCCTGGTTTGCCAATTACATCCGAGCTGGGACTCTAATCATGGCTCTGCATGACTCTTCTGATTACCTGCTGGAG TCAGCCAAGATGTTTAACTATGCGGGATGGAAGAACACCTGCAACAACATCTTCATCATCTTCGCCATTGTTTTCATCATCACCCGACTGGTCATCCTGCCCTTCTG GATCCTGCATTGCACCCTGGTGTACCCACTGGAGCTCTATCCTGCCTTCTTTGGCTATTACTTCTTCAATTCCATGATGGGAGTTCTACAGCTGTTGCATATCTTCTGGGCCTACCTCATTTTGCGCATGGCCCACAAGTTCATAACTGGAAAG CTGGTAGAAGATGAACGCAGTGACCGGGAAGAAACAGAGAGCTCAGAGGGGGAGGAGGCTGCAGCTGGGGGAGGAGCAAAGAGCCGGCCCCTAGCCAATGGCCACCCCATCCTCAATAACAACCATCGTAAGAATGACTGA
- the CERS2 gene encoding ceramide synthase 2 isoform X1 — translation MVPLAIHFPGEVGLQETSVRMLQTLYDYFWWERLWLPVNLTWADLEDRDGRVYAKASDLYITLPLALLFLIVRYFFELYVATPLAALLNIKEKTRLRAPPNATLEHFYLTSGKQPKQAEVELLSRQSGLSGRQVERWFRRRRNQDRPSLLKKFREASWRFTFYLIAFIAGMAVIVDKPWFYDMKKVWEGYPIQSTVPSQYWYYMIELSFYWSLLFSIASDVKRKDFKEQIIHHVATIILISFSWFANYIRAGTLIMALHDSSDYLLESAKMFNYAGWKNTCNNIFIIFAIVFIITRLVILPFWILHCTLVYPLELYPAFFGYYFFNSMMGVLQLLHIFWAYLILRMAHKFITGKLVEDERSDREETESSEGEEAAAGGGAKSRPLANGHPILNNNHRKND, via the exons ATGGTACCTTTGGCTATACATTTTCCTGGAGAAGTTGGGCTCCAAGAGACATCAGTCAG GATGCTCCAGACCTTGTATGATTACTTCTGGTGGGAACGTCTGTGGCTCCCTGTGAACTTGACCTGGGCCGATCTAGAAGACCGAGATGGACGTGTCTATGCCAAAGCCTCAGATCTCTATATCACGCTGCCCCTGGCCTTGCTCTTCCTCATCGTTCGATACTTCTTTGAGCT GTACGTGGCTACACCACTGGCTGCCCTCTTGAACATAAAGGAGAAAACTCGGCTGCGGGCACCTCCCAATGCCACCTTGGAACATTTCTACCTGACCAGTGGCAAGCAGCCCAAGCAG GCGGAGGTAGAGCTTTTGTCCCGGCAGAGCGGGCTCTCTGGCCGCCAGGTAGAGCGTTGGTTCCGCCGCCGCCGCAACCAGGACCGGCCCAGTCTCCTCAAGAAGTTCCGAGAAGCCAg CTGGAGATTCACATTTTACCTGATTGCCTTCATTGCCGGCATGGCCGTCATTGTGGAT aaaccctggtTCTATGACATGAAGAAAGTTTGGGAGGGATATCCCATACAG agCACTGTCCCTTCCCAGTATTGGTACTACATGATTGAACTTTCCTTCTACTGGTCCCTGCTCTTCAGCATTGCCTCTGATGTCAAGCGAAAG GATTTCAAGGAACAGATCATCCACCATGTGGCCACCATCATCCTCATCAGCTTTTCCTGGTTTGCCAATTACATCCGAGCTGGGACTCTAATCATGGCTCTGCATGACTCTTCTGATTACCTGCTGGAG TCAGCCAAGATGTTTAACTATGCGGGATGGAAGAACACCTGCAACAACATCTTCATCATCTTCGCCATTGTTTTCATCATCACCCGACTGGTCATCCTGCCCTTCTG GATCCTGCATTGCACCCTGGTGTACCCACTGGAGCTCTATCCTGCCTTCTTTGGCTATTACTTCTTCAATTCCATGATGGGAGTTCTACAGCTGTTGCATATCTTCTGGGCCTACCTCATTTTGCGCATGGCCCACAAGTTCATAACTGGAAAG CTGGTAGAAGATGAACGCAGTGACCGGGAAGAAACAGAGAGCTCAGAGGGGGAGGAGGCTGCAGCTGGGGGAGGAGCAAAGAGCCGGCCCCTAGCCAATGGCCACCCCATCCTCAATAACAACCATCGTAAGAATGACTGA
- the CERS2 gene encoding ceramide synthase 2 isoform X2 has product MLQTLYDYFWWERLWLPVNLTWADLEDRDGRVYAKASDLYITLPLALLFLIVRYFFELYVATPLAALLNIKEKTRLRAPPNATLEHFYLTSGKQPKQAEVELLSRQSGLSGRQVERWFRRRRNQDRPSLLKKFREASWRFTFYLIAFIAGMAVIVDKPWFYDMKKVWEGYPIQSTVPSQYWYYMIELSFYWSLLFSIASDVKRKDFKEQIIHHVATIILISFSWFANYIRAGTLIMALHDSSDYLLESAKMFNYAGWKNTCNNIFIIFAIVFIITRLVILPFWILHCTLVYPLELYPAFFGYYFFNSMMGVLQLLHIFWAYLILRMAHKFITGKLVEDERSDREETESSEGEEAAAGGGAKSRPLANGHPILNNNHRKND; this is encoded by the exons ATGCTCCAGACCTTGTATGATTACTTCTGGTGGGAACGTCTGTGGCTCCCTGTGAACTTGACCTGGGCCGATCTAGAAGACCGAGATGGACGTGTCTATGCCAAAGCCTCAGATCTCTATATCACGCTGCCCCTGGCCTTGCTCTTCCTCATCGTTCGATACTTCTTTGAGCT GTACGTGGCTACACCACTGGCTGCCCTCTTGAACATAAAGGAGAAAACTCGGCTGCGGGCACCTCCCAATGCCACCTTGGAACATTTCTACCTGACCAGTGGCAAGCAGCCCAAGCAG GCGGAGGTAGAGCTTTTGTCCCGGCAGAGCGGGCTCTCTGGCCGCCAGGTAGAGCGTTGGTTCCGCCGCCGCCGCAACCAGGACCGGCCCAGTCTCCTCAAGAAGTTCCGAGAAGCCAg CTGGAGATTCACATTTTACCTGATTGCCTTCATTGCCGGCATGGCCGTCATTGTGGAT aaaccctggtTCTATGACATGAAGAAAGTTTGGGAGGGATATCCCATACAG agCACTGTCCCTTCCCAGTATTGGTACTACATGATTGAACTTTCCTTCTACTGGTCCCTGCTCTTCAGCATTGCCTCTGATGTCAAGCGAAAG GATTTCAAGGAACAGATCATCCACCATGTGGCCACCATCATCCTCATCAGCTTTTCCTGGTTTGCCAATTACATCCGAGCTGGGACTCTAATCATGGCTCTGCATGACTCTTCTGATTACCTGCTGGAG TCAGCCAAGATGTTTAACTATGCGGGATGGAAGAACACCTGCAACAACATCTTCATCATCTTCGCCATTGTTTTCATCATCACCCGACTGGTCATCCTGCCCTTCTG GATCCTGCATTGCACCCTGGTGTACCCACTGGAGCTCTATCCTGCCTTCTTTGGCTATTACTTCTTCAATTCCATGATGGGAGTTCTACAGCTGTTGCATATCTTCTGGGCCTACCTCATTTTGCGCATGGCCCACAAGTTCATAACTGGAAAG CTGGTAGAAGATGAACGCAGTGACCGGGAAGAAACAGAGAGCTCAGAGGGGGAGGAGGCTGCAGCTGGGGGAGGAGCAAAGAGCCGGCCCCTAGCCAATGGCCACCCCATCCTCAATAACAACCATCGTAAGAATGACTGA